From a region of the uncultured Desulfatiglans sp. genome:
- a CDS encoding hypothetical protein (Evidence 5 : Unknown function) codes for MKIDAGIGKRARLRRETVFCGGPVSAPGGERGALQAGAFGISCAAGRPCLLTRHLLLTLMKAFVKKITFFGLPPSG; via the coding sequence GTGAAGATTGACGCCGGGATTGGTAAAAGAGCCCGTTTGCGGAGGGAAACTGTTTTTTGCGGCGGTCCGGTTTCCGCTCCCGGCGGGGAGCGAGGTGCTCTGCAGGCAGGAGCTTTCGGCATCTCGTGTGCCGCAGGGAGGCCCTGTCTTCTCACCCGTCATCTTCTGTTGACATTGATGAAGGCGTTTGTTAAAAAAATCACATTCTTTGGATTGCCCCCGTCCGGCTGA
- a CDS encoding CoB--CoM heterodisulfide reductase iron-sulfur subunit D family protein, which translates to MEALTPLYEVNEALVAMGAEKLNLCMQCGMCAGSCPWRIVDGPFNIRKMIRMAQLGVEGYESDDVLFGCTTCNKCVLKCPRGVTIIDIVKAMRGMMVEAGSLPGVLKTATGSVHSQGNPWSEPREKRVQWMSGLDVPKFDGSQEYFLFVCCTSTIDARSQKIAKAMVKVLKAAGVSFGVIGEEENCCAESVRKIGDEELFTKTAEKNIKLYSEKGVKKVITTSPHCFYTFSKEYPEFGADFEVMHYTQFLAKLLEEGKLKLSKTLDTTVTYHDPCYLGRHSEVYDEPRALISAATGGKLVEMKRIRKDSLCCGAGGGRLWMETPPEWRFSDLRIHEACETGAKILATACPYCISMLEDSRKTTNKEDEIEIKDISELIAEAL; encoded by the coding sequence ATGGAAGCATTAACCCCGCTGTATGAAGTCAATGAGGCCCTCGTGGCGATGGGGGCCGAGAAACTCAATCTCTGTATGCAGTGCGGCATGTGCGCCGGGTCCTGTCCATGGCGGATCGTCGACGGGCCGTTCAATATCCGCAAGATGATTCGCATGGCGCAACTCGGCGTGGAAGGCTACGAATCGGATGACGTTCTTTTCGGCTGCACGACCTGCAACAAGTGCGTTTTGAAATGCCCCAGGGGCGTCACCATTATCGACATCGTCAAGGCCATGCGCGGTATGATGGTCGAGGCCGGTTCGCTCCCGGGCGTCCTCAAGACCGCCACCGGGAGTGTCCACAGCCAGGGCAACCCATGGTCCGAACCACGTGAAAAGCGCGTGCAGTGGATGAGCGGACTCGATGTCCCGAAGTTCGACGGCAGCCAGGAATACTTCCTGTTCGTCTGCTGCACCTCCACGATCGACGCGCGCAGCCAGAAGATCGCCAAGGCCATGGTGAAGGTGCTCAAGGCGGCCGGGGTCTCCTTCGGCGTGATCGGCGAGGAGGAGAACTGCTGCGCGGAATCGGTCCGCAAGATCGGCGACGAAGAGCTCTTCACGAAGACGGCCGAGAAAAACATCAAGCTGTACAGCGAAAAGGGCGTCAAAAAGGTCATCACCACCTCCCCCCATTGTTTTTATACGTTTTCCAAGGAATACCCGGAATTCGGCGCGGATTTCGAGGTGATGCATTACACGCAGTTCCTGGCGAAGCTCCTGGAAGAAGGCAAGCTCAAGCTGTCCAAGACCCTGGACACCACGGTCACCTATCATGATCCTTGCTATCTCGGCCGGCACAGCGAGGTGTACGACGAGCCGAGGGCTCTCATCTCCGCGGCGACCGGCGGAAAGCTCGTCGAGATGAAGCGCATCCGGAAAGACAGCCTGTGCTGCGGCGCCGGCGGCGGGCGGCTTTGGATGGAAACCCCGCCCGAGTGGCGTTTTTCGGACCTGCGGATCCACGAGGCGTGCGAGACTGGGGCCAAGATCCTCGCGACAGCCTGTCCCTATTGCATCTCCATGCTCGAGGACAGCCGCAAGACCACCAACAAGGAAGACGAAATCGAGATCAAGGATATCTCCGAGCTGATTGCCGAAGCGCTCTAG
- a CDS encoding Uncharacterized Fe-S protein PflX homolog of pyruvate formate lyase activating proteins, translating into MNTHYKALYNECRLCPRDCRVDRSVRRGVCGEADTLRVAYVGPHFGEEPPISGERGSGTVFFTGCALRCSFCQNHQISRGGLGEALTAEDLAGRIIDMAGRHRVHNVNFVTPDHFFPDVFEVVSICRDRRGIRLPLVYNLSGYQRIESLQQAEPFADIYLPDFKYSDSELARKLSRCPHYPGKALEAVAEMIRQKGFLDSFETDGAQAGKGVLVRHLILPGEVENSVDALTMLFLEFGDRLPLSLMSQYHPVTPQVHAPLNRRLCKDEFDRVFDHALALGFRNLFVQFPEEVPAGGEGFSWRPLVPDFTAEEPFAPILG; encoded by the coding sequence ATGAATACCCATTACAAAGCCTTGTACAACGAATGCCGTCTTTGCCCGCGCGACTGCAGGGTGGACCGCTCGGTCCGCCGGGGGGTTTGCGGAGAGGCCGACACCCTGCGGGTGGCCTATGTCGGGCCGCATTTCGGCGAGGAGCCGCCGATCAGCGGGGAAAGGGGATCGGGCACCGTCTTTTTCACCGGCTGCGCCCTGCGCTGCAGCTTCTGTCAGAATCATCAGATCTCCCGCGGTGGGTTGGGGGAGGCGCTCACGGCAGAGGATCTGGCGGGGCGGATCATCGATATGGCGGGGCGGCACCGTGTGCACAATGTCAATTTTGTCACGCCGGACCATTTTTTCCCCGATGTCTTCGAGGTCGTGTCGATTTGCCGGGATAGGAGGGGAATCCGTCTACCTCTGGTATACAACCTCTCGGGTTATCAGCGGATCGAGTCGCTGCAGCAGGCGGAGCCTTTTGCGGATATCTACCTGCCGGATTTCAAGTATTCGGACTCGGAACTCGCGCGCAAACTGTCGCGGTGTCCGCATTATCCGGGGAAGGCTTTGGAGGCGGTCGCCGAGATGATCCGGCAGAAGGGATTTCTGGATTCGTTTGAAACGGACGGCGCGCAGGCCGGAAAGGGCGTACTGGTCCGGCACCTGATCCTCCCCGGGGAGGTGGAAAATTCGGTGGACGCCTTGACCATGCTTTTCCTGGAATTTGGTGACAGGCTCCCTTTGAGTCTGATGTCGCAGTACCACCCCGTGACCCCCCAGGTGCACGCCCCCCTCAACCGCCGGCTTTGCAAGGATGAGTTCGACCGGGTCTTCGATCACGCTCTGGCCCTGGGATTCAGAAACCTGTTCGTACAGTTCCCTGAGGAGGTTCCGGCGGGGGGTGAAGGATTCTCATGGAGACCGCTCGTCCCCGATTTCACCGCCGAGGAGCCTTTCGCCCCCATCCTCGGGTAG
- a CDS encoding conserved hypothetical protein (Evidence 4 : Unknown function but conserved in other organisms) produces MNFAFFLGCNIPARVPQYETASRAVLARLGVELRDFREFNCCGYPLRNIDEMAFLVSSAKNLALAEQAGLDMLTLCKCCYGTLRKAQYILRGDEDLKREVNRILEREGFHYEGKTEIKHLLPFLHREIGIKTLKDTLKTSFKGLSIAAHYGCHALRPSEVTQFDDPVAPTLFEELVKLLGAKPVDWPTRLECCGAPLLGINDRVSLDLTRKKLRDGKKAGADFLCTACPWCQQQFDTVQQTIVSHNGNKEYLASILYPQLLGLCMGIDAETLGIKRNKIDISGVTSFFDTGKEE; encoded by the coding sequence ATGAACTTTGCATTTTTCCTAGGCTGCAACATCCCGGCCCGTGTTCCACAATACGAAACGGCTTCACGCGCCGTCCTGGCGCGCCTCGGAGTCGAACTCCGGGATTTCCGCGAATTCAACTGCTGCGGCTACCCGCTGCGCAATATCGACGAGATGGCATTTCTGGTCTCCTCCGCCAAGAACCTGGCCCTCGCCGAACAGGCCGGTCTGGACATGCTGACCCTGTGCAAGTGCTGCTACGGCACGCTCAGGAAGGCTCAATACATCCTCCGGGGGGATGAAGACCTCAAACGCGAGGTCAACCGGATCCTGGAGCGGGAGGGGTTCCATTACGAGGGCAAGACCGAGATCAAACATCTTCTGCCCTTCCTGCACCGCGAGATCGGCATCAAAACGCTCAAAGACACCCTGAAGACCAGCTTCAAAGGGCTCAGCATCGCCGCCCATTACGGCTGTCACGCCCTGCGCCCGAGCGAGGTCACCCAGTTCGACGATCCGGTTGCTCCCACCCTTTTCGAAGAGCTCGTGAAACTGCTCGGAGCCAAACCGGTCGACTGGCCTACGCGCCTCGAGTGCTGCGGTGCCCCGCTTCTTGGCATCAATGATCGCGTATCGCTCGATCTGACGCGCAAGAAACTGCGGGACGGGAAAAAAGCCGGAGCCGACTTTCTCTGCACGGCCTGCCCCTGGTGCCAGCAGCAGTTCGACACGGTCCAGCAGACGATCGTTTCCCATAACGGCAACAAGGAATATCTCGCTTCGATCCTTTATCCACAACTGCTCGGGCTCTGCATGGGCATCGATGCCGAGACGCTCGGGATCAAGCGGAACAAGATCGACATCAGCGGTGTCACGTCTTTTTTCGATACCGGCAAAGAGGAGTAA
- a CDS encoding hypothetical protein (Evidence 5 : Unknown function) — protein sequence MVFLANLGVNLHVCLCGDLQVASAQTLDFLDIGQKSSFPHENSIEPSGNGLFGQSRRQSARLLVRRPAGRCHATDGFD from the coding sequence ATGGTCTTTTTGGCCAATCTCGGCGTCAATCTGCACGTTTGCTTGTGCGGCGACCTGCAGGTCGCCTCCGCGCAAACGCTTGATTTCCTTGATATTGGCCAAAAATCCTCATTTCCGCATGAAAACTCGATCGAGCCATCGGGAAATGGTCTTTTTGGCCAATCTCGGCGTCAATCTGCACGTTTGCTTGTGCGGCGACCTGCAGGTCGCTGCCACGCAACTGATGGTTTTGATTGA
- a CDS encoding hypothetical protein (Evidence 5 : Unknown function), which translates to MPDGKPGFTGKSFPDGHERHTRKEGIFFTPCGCTVPPLRGGSRFLHTLQVFSPGPSGGFALVHVWKIRWLGGGIDVPSKRFTARVGFPRKRMRHLGFLTGHKPGSGETEGRFNRG; encoded by the coding sequence TTGCCGGATGGGAAACCGGGCTTTACCGGGAAATCATTTCCGGATGGACACGAACGACACACTCGAAAAGAAGGCATTTTCTTCACACCCTGCGGGTGCACAGTCCCACCGCTTCGCGGCGGGTCCCGGTTTCTTCACACGCTGCAGGTGTTCAGTCCCGGGCCTTCGGGAGGATTCGCGCTTGTTCATGTTTGGAAAATCAGGTGGTTGGGTGGAGGGATTGATGTTCCATCTAAACGTTTTACGGCAAGAGTCGGTTTTCCGCGTAAGCGAATGAGGCATTTGGGCTTTCTGACCGGACACAAGCCGGGGTCGGGCGAAACGGAAGGGCGTTTCAACCGGGGATAG
- the nnr gene encoding Bifunctional NAD(P)H-hydrate repair enzyme Nnr (Includes: ADP-dependent (S)-NAD(P)H-hydrate dehydratase; NAD(P)H-hydrate epimerase), translating to MKIARVSQMRDMDRMAIERYGIREELLMENAGEAVYFALSRRYAMSGKRFAVFCGGGNNGGDGFVVARKLHAAGAAVDVCLLADPERFSGAAQLNREIVMALGLPVKRIVDAGEAARVAQGADVMIDAIFGTGLAREVSGIYLEVIEAVNRCGKPVVSVDIPSGVQGDTGRVMGAAVKADLTVTFGLPKIGNLLYPGYDLCGDLFVTHISFPPELQEAPWLDVALNLPGVLPPRDPDGHKGSFGQALFICGAASYYGAPFLAAYAFLRAGGGYSRLAVPAAMAPFIAVEGREIVLVPMAETSTGSISEENADGLLTLSEDMEMVVMGPGLSLDQETQRLVVDLAVRIERPLLLDGDGITAVCRDLDCIRHRKAPTVLTPHPGEMARIAGVATAEIQADRVAAVQKAARDLGVHIVLKGAHSLIGCPDGRVYVNLSGNSGMGSAGSGDVLTGAIAAMLGLGLGFEEAVLKGVFIHGLAGDLAAQSMGEDGMTARDVLEHLPQAVRLDREGRAEDVLGRSYRGPIII from the coding sequence ATGAAGATTGCACGGGTTTCACAGATGCGGGATATGGACCGGATGGCGATCGAGCGGTACGGTATCCGGGAGGAACTCCTGATGGAAAACGCCGGGGAAGCGGTTTATTTCGCTCTCTCGCGGCGGTATGCAATGAGCGGGAAGCGTTTTGCGGTTTTCTGCGGCGGGGGCAACAACGGAGGGGACGGGTTTGTCGTTGCACGGAAGCTGCACGCCGCAGGCGCCGCCGTCGATGTCTGCCTGCTGGCGGATCCCGAGAGGTTCAGCGGCGCGGCGCAGTTGAACCGGGAGATCGTCATGGCCCTCGGCCTGCCGGTGAAGAGGATCGTGGATGCAGGGGAGGCCGCCCGCGTCGCCCAGGGGGCGGATGTCATGATCGACGCCATCTTCGGAACGGGCCTCGCGCGGGAGGTGTCGGGGATCTACCTCGAGGTGATCGAGGCGGTCAACCGGTGCGGGAAGCCCGTGGTAAGCGTCGACATCCCCTCCGGGGTGCAGGGCGACACCGGCCGTGTGATGGGTGCGGCCGTCAAGGCGGATCTGACCGTCACCTTCGGGCTGCCGAAGATCGGCAACCTGCTGTATCCGGGTTATGACCTGTGCGGGGACCTTTTCGTCACCCACATCTCCTTTCCCCCGGAGCTGCAGGAGGCCCCCTGGCTGGATGTCGCCTTGAACCTTCCCGGGGTTCTGCCGCCGCGTGATCCGGACGGGCACAAGGGGTCTTTCGGGCAGGCGCTCTTCATCTGCGGTGCCGCGAGCTACTATGGGGCCCCTTTTCTGGCGGCCTATGCCTTTCTGAGGGCCGGGGGCGGGTATTCCCGGCTTGCCGTGCCGGCGGCCATGGCCCCCTTCATCGCCGTCGAGGGGCGGGAGATCGTGCTGGTTCCCATGGCGGAAACCAGCACCGGCAGCATCTCGGAAGAAAATGCGGACGGGCTCCTGACGCTGTCGGAAGACATGGAAATGGTCGTTATGGGTCCGGGACTGTCGCTGGATCAGGAGACGCAGCGCCTGGTCGTGGATCTCGCCGTCCGGATTGAACGGCCGCTGCTGCTCGATGGGGATGGCATCACCGCAGTTTGTCGCGACCTCGACTGCATCCGGCACCGCAAGGCCCCGACGGTGCTGACGCCGCACCCGGGCGAAATGGCCCGGATTGCGGGCGTGGCGACAGCGGAGATCCAGGCCGACCGGGTGGCCGCTGTCCAGAAGGCTGCACGCGATCTGGGCGTACACATCGTGCTGAAGGGGGCGCACTCTCTGATCGGGTGTCCGGACGGCCGGGTCTATGTGAATCTGAGTGGAAACAGCGGCATGGGCAGCGCCGGTTCGGGCGATGTCCTGACGGGGGCCATCGCCGCCATGCTGGGCCTGGGGCTGGGGTTCGAAGAGGCGGTGCTGAAGGGGGTTTTCATCCACGGGCTGGCCGGGGATCTGGCGGCCCAGTCGATGGGAGAGGACGGCATGACGGCCCGGGACGTCCTCGAACACCTCCCGCAGGCGGTTCGGCTCGACCGCGAGGGCCGCGCGGAGGACGTGCTCGGACGCTCCTACCGGGGCCCCATCATCATTTAG
- a CDS encoding 4Fe-4S binding domain protein, whose product MTLSEVTDVSGTEGDFRVKVKQHPRYVDVDKCIACGLCAEKCPKKVDNEYDERLVKRKAIYVKYPQAVPLKYAIDDKNCIYLTKGKCRTCEKVCPAGAINYEDKGRDLDLQVGSIVLALGGQVFDPAVHDTYGYAKHPNIVTSLEFERILSSSGPYGGHLVRPLDHKEPKKIAWLQCIGSRDEHLGAKGYCSGVCCTYAIKEAMLAKEHSKEGLDTTIFYIDIRTYGKDFERYYNRAKDQMGVRFVKSRVTNITPLEDGRLLLLYVDEAGKRIEEDFDIVVLSVGLEANPESAELAARFGVKLDHYNFASTSSFAPVESSRPGVYVCGVCQGPKDIPTSVVDSSAAAGVAGSRLTEARWSLTKTKEIPKEIDIRGEPTRIGVFVCCCGTNIAGTVDVPSVVEFAKGLPGVAYAEQNMFSCSQDTQDKMRQVIEEQHLNRVVVAACTPKTHEPLFQETLTNAGINKYLFEMANIRNQCSWVHKDDPDAATAKAKDLVRMAVAKVALLEPLPEPKLQITPSALIIGGGIAGMAAARNLADQGYTTYLVEKTGALGGNAIHLHETWRGEDIQAQLAKMIEATRSNERIQVFLDSQITQVDGFVGNFRTTIRTKGEDQVLEHGVTIFASGASEYKPDQYLYGQDPRVMTGLELQQRFIDQDPELEKADTAVFVQCVGSRIPERPYCSKVCCTQSIKSALKLKDINPRMDIFIVYRDMRPYGLREDLYREARTRGIHFVRYNSEKGLDVAVKDNKLSVGFIDRVLRRPMEIQPDFLVLASAVVPEKESPLAQFYKVSQNDDGFYAEAHVKLRPVDFATDGVFVCGLAHAPKPIDESITQAQAAAARAVTLLSAKIIPVSGTVAQVDPNFCSQCGVCVTICPYSAPRFNEKTGKAEIQSELCKGCGLCAASCRSGAIHLKGFDTSQIMAMIDQVG is encoded by the coding sequence TTGACCCTCTCCGAGGTTACAGACGTCTCGGGGACTGAAGGGGATTTCCGCGTCAAGGTCAAACAGCACCCGAGGTACGTGGACGTCGACAAGTGCATCGCCTGCGGGCTCTGCGCCGAAAAATGCCCCAAGAAGGTGGACAACGAATATGACGAGCGGCTGGTCAAGCGGAAGGCCATCTATGTCAAATATCCGCAGGCGGTGCCGCTCAAATACGCGATCGACGACAAGAACTGCATCTATCTGACGAAGGGAAAGTGCAGGACCTGCGAAAAGGTCTGCCCGGCCGGGGCGATCAACTACGAAGACAAAGGCAGAGACCTCGACCTGCAGGTCGGCTCCATCGTCCTCGCGCTCGGCGGCCAGGTCTTCGACCCCGCAGTCCACGACACTTACGGCTACGCCAAACACCCCAACATCGTGACGAGCCTCGAGTTCGAGCGGATCCTCTCTTCATCCGGCCCATACGGCGGTCATCTGGTCAGGCCCCTGGACCACAAGGAGCCGAAGAAGATCGCCTGGCTGCAGTGCATCGGGTCACGGGACGAACACCTGGGGGCGAAGGGGTATTGCTCCGGCGTCTGCTGCACCTACGCCATCAAAGAAGCGATGCTCGCCAAGGAGCACAGCAAGGAAGGGCTCGACACGACCATCTTCTATATCGACATCCGGACCTACGGGAAGGATTTCGAGCGCTATTACAACCGCGCCAAGGATCAGATGGGTGTGCGCTTCGTCAAGTCCAGGGTCACCAACATCACTCCCCTCGAAGACGGACGCCTCCTGCTCCTTTATGTGGACGAAGCCGGCAAACGGATCGAGGAGGACTTCGACATCGTGGTCCTTTCGGTGGGCCTCGAGGCCAACCCGGAGTCGGCGGAGCTCGCCGCCCGCTTCGGGGTCAAGCTGGACCACTACAACTTCGCCAGCACCAGCAGCTTCGCCCCGGTCGAAAGCTCGCGCCCGGGCGTTTACGTCTGCGGCGTCTGTCAGGGCCCGAAGGACATCCCCACCTCCGTCGTGGATTCCAGCGCGGCGGCCGGGGTGGCCGGCAGCCGGCTCACCGAGGCGCGCTGGTCCTTGACGAAGACCAAAGAGATCCCGAAAGAGATCGACATCCGCGGCGAGCCGACCCGGATCGGGGTGTTCGTGTGCTGCTGCGGCACCAATATCGCCGGTACGGTGGACGTGCCGTCCGTCGTCGAGTTCGCCAAGGGGCTGCCGGGTGTCGCTTACGCCGAACAGAACATGTTCAGCTGCTCCCAGGACACCCAGGACAAGATGCGGCAGGTGATCGAGGAACAACACCTCAACCGCGTGGTGGTCGCCGCCTGTACACCCAAGACGCACGAGCCGCTCTTCCAGGAGACGCTGACCAACGCGGGCATCAACAAATATCTGTTCGAGATGGCCAATATCCGGAATCAGTGCTCCTGGGTCCACAAGGACGATCCGGACGCCGCCACGGCGAAAGCCAAGGACCTGGTCCGGATGGCCGTCGCGAAGGTCGCCCTTCTCGAACCGCTTCCCGAGCCGAAGCTCCAGATCACCCCGTCGGCCCTGATCATCGGCGGAGGAATCGCCGGCATGGCCGCCGCACGCAATCTGGCCGACCAGGGATACACCACGTACCTGGTCGAGAAGACCGGCGCGCTCGGCGGCAATGCCATCCATCTGCACGAGACCTGGAGAGGGGAAGACATTCAGGCTCAGCTCGCCAAGATGATCGAAGCCACCCGGTCCAACGAGCGGATCCAGGTCTTTCTCGACTCCCAGATCACGCAGGTCGACGGGTTTGTCGGGAACTTCCGCACCACGATCCGGACGAAGGGCGAAGATCAGGTCTTGGAGCACGGCGTAACGATCTTCGCTTCGGGGGCCTCCGAGTACAAGCCCGACCAGTATCTCTACGGACAGGATCCCCGCGTCATGACGGGGCTCGAACTCCAGCAGCGTTTCATCGATCAGGACCCGGAACTCGAAAAGGCCGACACGGCGGTCTTCGTCCAGTGCGTGGGCTCCCGCATCCCAGAGCGCCCCTACTGCTCGAAGGTCTGCTGCACCCAGTCCATCAAGAGCGCCCTCAAGCTGAAGGACATCAATCCGCGGATGGACATCTTCATTGTCTACCGGGATATGCGCCCCTACGGACTGCGCGAAGACCTCTACCGGGAGGCGCGCACCCGCGGCATCCACTTTGTGCGCTACAACTCCGAGAAGGGCCTGGATGTCGCCGTCAAAGACAATAAGCTCTCGGTCGGCTTCATCGACCGCGTCCTGCGGCGTCCCATGGAGATCCAGCCGGACTTCCTGGTGCTCGCCTCGGCCGTGGTCCCCGAAAAGGAAAGCCCGCTCGCCCAGTTCTACAAGGTTTCCCAGAACGATGACGGATTCTACGCCGAGGCCCACGTCAAGCTGCGCCCGGTGGATTTCGCCACGGACGGTGTGTTCGTCTGCGGGCTCGCCCATGCGCCCAAACCGATCGACGAATCCATCACCCAGGCCCAGGCGGCCGCCGCCCGGGCAGTCACGCTGCTCTCCGCCAAGATCATCCCGGTCAGCGGCACGGTCGCCCAGGTCGACCCGAACTTCTGCAGCCAGTGCGGCGTCTGCGTGACCATCTGCCCCTACTCGGCCCCCCGGTTCAACGAGAAGACCGGCAAGGCCGAAATCCAGTCGGAGCTTTGCAAGGGCTGCGGTCTTTGCGCCGCCTCCTGCCGGTCAGGGGCCATTCACCTCAAGGGATTCGACACCTCTCAGATCATGGCCATGATCGACCAGGTCGGTTGA
- a CDS encoding conserved membrane hypothetical protein (Evidence 4 : Unknown function but conserved in other organisms) produces MFFTVSLYTSLAIFLIGLIYKIGTWFTRHMGMGGKSFSTGERIGAAIKGILAVLFSARLGTLIKAFFVDVLWQQRILKESALRWVMHMLIFWGFTLLLLMHALGSILTVAVFPDYASTLNPYMFLRNLFGAMVVVGVAIAVYRRFILKVPRFRTSGMDKYAILIVAVIILSGIFFEAVKITSHSDFMRMVEDYADSTDPEDVRPLESYWVEHFGVVSPGVKPPFEAEILADGGDMHEMSCAACHSAPQWAFTGYPLAKLISPIALGLDRAGAGTFLWYIHLWSCFFGLAYLPFSKMFHLFATPVSLLANAVMDPATSDPANVATRQVMELDACTHCGTCSLRCSAAGAFAAIGNECILPSEKMAVLKKWASRKTLSPEENRALIEGIWVCTSCDRCTVVCPSGINLREMWLNLREVQFEKGYADPVVLSPLSYVIGMFRKGLASDDYPEPSESAKRRFALDFEALRAQNRPIALHAPASGTAAAMSRANTFSYCFGCQNCTTVCPVVGSYEEPEKALGLLPHQIMCSLGLGLVDMAAGSRMIWDCLTCYQCQEHCPQNVRVTDILYELKHVAIRNQGKSGGKAGAASQAA; encoded by the coding sequence ATGTTTTTCACCGTCTCGCTCTATACCTCTTTGGCCATCTTTCTCATCGGCCTGATTTACAAGATCGGCACATGGTTCACCCGTCATATGGGCATGGGCGGGAAGAGCTTTTCGACAGGCGAGCGCATCGGAGCCGCCATCAAAGGCATCCTGGCGGTCCTGTTCAGCGCCAGACTGGGAACCCTGATCAAGGCCTTCTTCGTCGACGTCCTCTGGCAGCAGCGCATCCTCAAAGAAAGCGCCCTGCGCTGGGTCATGCACATGCTGATTTTCTGGGGATTCACCCTGCTCCTGCTGATGCACGCCCTAGGAAGCATCCTGACCGTCGCGGTCTTCCCGGATTACGCCTCGACCCTCAATCCCTACATGTTCCTGAGAAACCTCTTCGGTGCCATGGTCGTGGTCGGCGTGGCCATCGCCGTCTACCGGCGGTTCATCCTCAAGGTACCCCGCTTCAGAACCAGCGGCATGGATAAATACGCGATCCTCATCGTCGCCGTGATCATTCTTTCGGGCATCTTCTTCGAGGCGGTCAAGATCACGTCTCACTCCGACTTCATGCGCATGGTGGAAGACTATGCCGACTCGACCGACCCGGAAGACGTCAGGCCGCTCGAGAGCTACTGGGTCGAACATTTCGGCGTCGTCTCCCCCGGCGTCAAACCGCCCTTCGAGGCCGAGATCCTTGCCGACGGCGGGGATATGCACGAAATGAGCTGCGCGGCATGCCACTCCGCACCGCAGTGGGCCTTCACCGGATATCCGCTGGCGAAGCTCATCAGCCCCATCGCCCTCGGCCTCGACCGGGCCGGGGCAGGCACCTTCCTCTGGTACATCCATTTGTGGTCCTGCTTCTTCGGTCTGGCCTATCTGCCTTTCAGCAAGATGTTCCACCTTTTTGCCACACCGGTGAGCCTGCTGGCCAACGCTGTGATGGACCCCGCAACGTCCGATCCAGCCAACGTCGCCACCCGTCAGGTGATGGAGCTCGATGCCTGTACGCACTGCGGCACCTGCAGCCTGCGCTGTTCGGCCGCCGGGGCCTTCGCCGCCATCGGGAACGAATGCATTCTTCCGTCCGAAAAAATGGCCGTGCTCAAGAAATGGGCTTCGCGTAAGACCCTCAGCCCCGAGGAGAACCGCGCGTTGATCGAAGGCATCTGGGTCTGCACGAGCTGCGACCGCTGCACCGTCGTCTGCCCCTCCGGCATCAACCTGAGGGAGATGTGGCTCAACCTCCGGGAGGTGCAGTTCGAGAAAGGCTACGCCGACCCGGTCGTCCTCTCCCCGCTGTCGTACGTCATCGGGATGTTCCGCAAAGGCCTCGCCTCCGATGATTACCCGGAGCCGAGCGAATCGGCCAAACGCCGGTTCGCCCTGGATTTCGAGGCCCTGAGGGCCCAGAACCGCCCCATCGCCCTCCATGCGCCGGCTTCGGGCACCGCGGCGGCGATGAGCCGCGCGAACACCTTCAGCTACTGCTTCGGGTGCCAGAACTGCACCACGGTCTGCCCCGTCGTCGGCAGTTACGAGGAACCTGAAAAGGCCCTCGGGCTCCTGCCGCATCAGATCATGTGCTCCCTCGGGCTGGGCCTTGTCGATATGGCCGCCGGCTCCCGTATGATCTGGGACTGCCTGACCTGTTACCAGTGCCAGGAGCACTGCCCACAGAACGTGCGGGTCACGGACATCCTTTACGAACTGAAGCATGTGGCGATCCGCAATCAGGGGAAATCCGGCGGGAAGGCTGGCGCCGCAAGCCAGGCCGCCTGA
- a CDS encoding conserved hypothetical protein (Evidence 4 : Unknown function but conserved in other organisms) — MSQNKTGAVMVVGGGITGMQAALDLADSGYFVYLVERSSSIGGMMSQLDKTFPTNDCAM; from the coding sequence ATGTCACAAAATAAAACCGGCGCTGTGATGGTCGTTGGGGGTGGCATAACGGGGATGCAGGCCGCGCTTGACCTGGCCGATTCCGGTTATTTCGTTTACCTGGTCGAGAGATCCAGTTCCATCGGCGGCATGATGTCCCAGTTGGACAAGACCTTCCCGACCAACGACTGCGCCATGTGA